One genomic segment of Aquipluma nitroreducens includes these proteins:
- a CDS encoding T9SS type A sorting domain-containing protein — protein MKTIFTIIFLFVSIISTYSQTKPLVSQKDGALVSGIITENQTFFIKKIFPNPVKDIVTVDVNTVSSGNIQVSLYNILGTEVKKFEPIYLSQGEQQFQLDLSILKQGIYILKVNMSGQVFSQVVKKS, from the coding sequence ATGAAAACAATTTTTACGATTATATTTTTATTTGTCTCAATTATAAGTACTTATTCGCAAACTAAACCTTTGGTGAGTCAAAAAGACGGCGCTTTAGTTTCAGGAATAATTACCGAAAATCAAACATTTTTTATCAAAAAGATATTTCCTAACCCTGTAAAAGATATCGTTACCGTTGATGTAAATACTGTAAGTTCGGGAAATATACAAGTCAGCCTATACAATATTCTGGGCACAGAAGTTAAAAAATTTGAGCCAATTTATCTTTCACAGGGAGAGCAGCAATTTCAACTGGATTTATCAATCCTAAAGCAGGGGATTTATATTCTTAAAGTGAATATGTCAGGACAGGTTTTTTCGCAGGTCGTAAAGAAAAGCTAA
- a CDS encoding sugar phosphate isomerase/epimerase family protein, protein MENNLSRRIFLQRSLVAGIGLSLIEPLSVFAKAKESGMKLGLVTYQWAKDWDLPTLIANCEQTGFLGVELRTGHAHGVETSLTANERSEVKKRFAGSAVTCLGYGANFEYHSPDQAELRKNIDQTKEYIVLCKDIGATGIKVKPNNLPKEVSKEKTIAQIAASLNEVGRFAKDYGQLVRVEVHGELTQEIPNMKAIFDQVTEKNVKMCWNCNDQDLLPPGFEANFNSVKKWFGDTVHVREFNVGEYPYQQLLNLFTGIRYDGWILLEARTEPADKISAMREQLSLFNSMLSNAKKG, encoded by the coding sequence ATGGAAAATAATCTGTCTCGTCGTATTTTTCTGCAACGAAGCCTTGTTGCTGGCATTGGCCTTTCTTTGATTGAACCTCTATCTGTATTCGCTAAAGCTAAAGAATCGGGAATGAAATTAGGCTTGGTAACCTATCAGTGGGCTAAAGACTGGGATTTGCCAACACTAATTGCGAATTGCGAGCAAACCGGTTTTTTAGGTGTCGAACTTCGCACCGGACATGCTCATGGTGTTGAAACATCATTAACTGCCAATGAACGATCTGAGGTTAAAAAACGATTTGCCGGTAGCGCCGTTACTTGTCTGGGTTATGGTGCAAATTTCGAATATCACAGTCCCGATCAGGCTGAGCTTCGAAAGAATATTGATCAGACGAAAGAATATATTGTACTTTGTAAAGACATTGGCGCTACCGGTATAAAAGTAAAACCGAATAACCTGCCCAAAGAAGTTTCAAAAGAGAAAACAATCGCCCAGATTGCTGCTTCATTGAATGAAGTTGGCCGGTTTGCCAAAGATTATGGGCAGTTGGTTAGGGTAGAGGTTCATGGAGAATTAACTCAGGAAATTCCAAACATGAAAGCTATTTTTGATCAGGTGACCGAAAAAAATGTAAAGATGTGCTGGAATTGTAATGATCAGGATTTGCTGCCACCCGGATTCGAAGCCAACTTTAATTCGGTAAAAAAATGGTTTGGCGACACTGTGCACGTTCGGGAATTTAATGTTGGTGAATATCCATACCAGCAACTCCTGAATCTATTTACCGGTATTAGATACGATGGCTGGATCTTGCTTGAAGCCCGCACAGAACCTGCTGATAAAATCTCTGCAATGAGAGAACAGCTCAGTTTGTTTAATTCTATGCTTTCCAATGCAAAAAAAGGATAA
- a CDS encoding substrate-binding domain-containing protein, whose protein sequence is MKTRIFLIVAFLLLNCLYSKSKEASSGGSDSLSGSINVTTSPELYDLTMKWANEYSRLNPTQKITVSKASENTVSEIISSGELGIVSEEFYHKLNNSSTRSMVVGRDVIVPVMSSKNPLLNEICLKGITTKDLSQIISNPENKSWGDLIGGAQKTPIHFYTANDQSAVSVLRSLQNLHQPFSTGIQTAGTAEMILAIQNDPNALGFFNLTQIADPNNKNLLEGLRFVPIDKNGNGKIDYMENIYTDIESFSRGVWIGKYPKALTSNIYSVSSSNPNNTSEVAFLKWVLTDGQSFLNENGYSNLVYNERLAQLGKFGQPDLYATVPVERTSSLLSVLLLILVFIVITGVVVELVFRAFRKRSKASHDFKPVSMGVFNEESVIIPKGLYFGKTHSWAFMKKNGSVKIGIDDFLQHITGTITRVELKRAGETVKKGELLMSIIRKGKLLNIYSPISGTITEVNENLEYNSSLLNSSPYSEGWVYLIEPLNWGLEIQYLLIAEKYKEALKDEFARLKDFFTSLIKANSLDFAYVTMQDGGELTDNPLAELEPEVWDDFQTKFIDASK, encoded by the coding sequence ATGAAAACCAGGATCTTTTTAATCGTCGCATTTCTTCTATTAAATTGCCTTTATTCAAAAAGTAAAGAAGCTTCTTCGGGAGGTTCTGATTCGTTGTCAGGTTCAATAAATGTAACTACTTCTCCGGAATTGTACGACCTGACGATGAAGTGGGCAAATGAATACAGCAGACTGAATCCAACACAGAAAATCACTGTGAGTAAAGCTTCAGAAAATACGGTTTCAGAAATAATTAGTTCCGGAGAATTGGGGATCGTATCTGAAGAGTTCTATCATAAATTAAACAATTCTTCAACGCGGAGTATGGTTGTTGGTCGGGATGTGATTGTTCCGGTTATGAGCTCCAAAAATCCTCTATTGAACGAGATTTGTCTTAAAGGGATTACAACAAAAGATTTGTCACAAATTATTTCAAACCCTGAAAATAAAAGTTGGGGAGATCTCATAGGTGGTGCTCAAAAGACTCCAATCCATTTTTATACAGCCAACGATCAATCAGCCGTATCGGTATTGAGAAGTTTACAGAATTTGCATCAACCATTCAGTACTGGGATTCAAACAGCTGGCACAGCCGAAATGATTCTGGCCATTCAAAACGATCCGAATGCTCTCGGCTTTTTTAACCTGACACAAATTGCTGACCCAAACAATAAAAATCTTCTGGAAGGATTGAGATTCGTTCCGATCGATAAAAACGGGAATGGAAAGATCGATTACATGGAAAACATATACACCGATATTGAATCGTTCTCAAGAGGTGTGTGGATCGGAAAATACCCAAAAGCTTTAACATCCAATATTTATTCTGTTTCGTCGTCGAATCCAAATAACACTTCAGAAGTTGCATTTCTGAAATGGGTGCTCACCGATGGCCAGAGTTTCCTGAATGAAAATGGTTATAGCAATCTAGTTTACAATGAACGACTTGCCCAATTGGGAAAATTCGGACAGCCAGATTTGTATGCCACTGTTCCCGTTGAACGTACAAGTTCATTGTTGTCAGTGTTGCTTTTGATCTTGGTTTTCATTGTTATAACAGGTGTTGTTGTTGAGTTGGTTTTTAGGGCATTTAGAAAAAGAAGTAAAGCCAGTCATGACTTTAAGCCAGTCTCAATGGGTGTTTTCAATGAAGAATCAGTAATTATTCCTAAAGGACTTTACTTTGGGAAAACTCACTCCTGGGCATTCATGAAAAAAAATGGGTCAGTAAAGATTGGAATTGATGATTTTCTGCAACACATCACCGGCACGATTACCCGGGTTGAGTTAAAGCGTGCAGGTGAAACGGTTAAGAAAGGAGAGCTCCTGATGTCGATCATTCGGAAAGGAAAACTCCTGAACATTTATTCACCCATTTCAGGAACGATTACTGAAGTCAATGAAAATCTGGAATACAACTCTTCATTGCTAAATTCATCTCCATATTCTGAAGGTTGGGTCTATCTGATTGAGCCATTGAATTGGGGGCTTGAAATCCAGTATTTGTTGATTGCTGAGAAATATAAGGAAGCATTAAAGGATGAATTTGCTCGATTAAAAGACTTTTTTACATCGTTGATAAAAGCCAATTCTCTTGATTTTGCTTACGTTACCATGCAGGATGGCGGAGAACTTACTGACAATCCATTGGCTGAGCTTGAACCTGAAGTTTGGGATGATTTTCAGACAAAGTTTATTGATGCTTCAAAATAA
- a CDS encoding 4Fe-4S dicluster domain-containing protein, with the protein MSINRRGFFGLLGATGITLAIGKNTFASPKDKSNVEFFGVLYDSTRCVGCRTCEYECAAAHALPEPLSEVEPIRKTNETCNTVVNTFQTTKGEVYIKRQCMHCNEPACDAACLTQAMHKNETGPVTWNGDKCMGCRYCMVSCPFDSPKFEFHSTNPKIQKCDMCFDRQKAGEKPVCVTNCPNDALMFGTRRDLIKEARRRIYEKPDLYTDHIYGEHEVGGTGWLYLSPVPFEELGMNTNLQQSSYPSLTKGFLYSVPSVDLLLPPLLLGIYTATKNKQHKEDDNE; encoded by the coding sequence ATGAGTATAAATCGAAGAGGCTTTTTTGGCCTGCTGGGTGCAACCGGTATTACCCTTGCCATTGGTAAAAATACATTTGCATCGCCTAAGGATAAAAGTAATGTTGAGTTTTTCGGAGTTTTGTACGATTCAACCCGTTGCGTGGGCTGTCGAACCTGCGAATATGAATGTGCAGCTGCACATGCGCTTCCCGAACCATTATCAGAAGTTGAACCAATTCGCAAAACAAATGAGACCTGCAATACCGTGGTTAATACATTTCAAACTACCAAAGGTGAGGTTTACATCAAGCGTCAGTGCATGCATTGCAACGAACCTGCCTGCGATGCTGCTTGCCTGACACAAGCCATGCATAAGAATGAAACAGGGCCCGTTACCTGGAATGGCGATAAATGTATGGGATGTCGCTATTGTATGGTATCCTGTCCGTTTGATAGTCCTAAGTTTGAATTTCACAGTACAAATCCCAAAATTCAGAAATGTGATATGTGTTTCGACCGGCAAAAAGCAGGTGAGAAACCGGTTTGTGTGACGAACTGCCCCAATGACGCGCTAATGTTTGGCACACGACGTGATTTGATTAAAGAGGCCCGTCGGAGAATCTACGAAAAACCTGATTTATACACAGATCACATTTATGGTGAACACGAGGTAGGAGGTACTGGATGGCTTTACCTTTCTCCGGTTCCGTTTGAAGAACTTGGTATGAATACCAACCTGCAACAATCATCTTATCCGTCATTGACTAAAGGATTCCTGTATAGTGTTCCTTCAGTCGATTTACTGCTACCACCGCTTTTGCTGGGCATTTACACAGCGACCAAAAACAAACAACATAAAGAAGACGACAATGAATAA
- the nrfD gene encoding NrfD/PsrC family molybdoenzyme membrane anchor subunit: MNNRVYSLENEKEHKFRWKFLFSELKPKGKWLTPFNIISIPIILLGIFLIVIRFWKGLGSVTNLTQDVPWGLWIGFDVVTGVAFAGGAYVVTFMVYVLNMKKYHPIVRATVLNGFLAYAFYTGALLLDLGRPWHVVNPVIGNSYGTSSVLFLVAWHFILYMLAELIEFSPAIAEWLGSRRAQRILSGMTIAAVIFGITLSTLHQSGLGALYLMAKEKIHPLWYSEFIPILFLVSSIFAGLSMVIFEGSISHKVFSDQISGKNHHSQNGIIHGLSKICAVAMFAYFCLQFLVFLHTKRWGLLNTPMGYWFLLEMIGFVFIPMVMFFYSYRTSNIFLIRFAAILTMIGVVLNRLNVTVIGFRWDAAVHYVPSWMEIVVTLAVIFTEIWIFRWVIRRMPVLRESPAWAKE, encoded by the coding sequence ATGAATAATCGGGTCTACTCCTTAGAAAATGAAAAAGAACATAAATTCAGATGGAAATTTTTGTTTAGCGAATTAAAGCCGAAAGGTAAATGGCTTACACCATTTAATATAATCTCAATTCCAATTATACTTTTAGGTATTTTCCTAATTGTAATACGTTTCTGGAAAGGGCTGGGATCTGTTACGAACCTTACTCAGGATGTTCCGTGGGGATTATGGATCGGGTTTGATGTCGTTACAGGTGTTGCATTTGCCGGAGGTGCATATGTGGTCACTTTTATGGTTTACGTTCTGAATATGAAAAAATATCATCCGATTGTAAGGGCTACTGTACTGAACGGCTTTCTGGCTTACGCGTTTTACACAGGTGCATTACTGCTCGATTTAGGTCGGCCATGGCATGTTGTAAATCCTGTAATCGGGAATAGTTATGGAACCAGTTCTGTATTGTTTTTAGTTGCCTGGCATTTTATACTTTACATGCTTGCCGAACTGATCGAGTTTTCGCCTGCTATTGCCGAATGGCTGGGATCGCGCCGAGCCCAACGGATTCTTTCAGGAATGACCATTGCCGCTGTTATTTTCGGTATTACCTTGTCAACCCTGCATCAATCAGGTTTAGGAGCGCTTTATCTGATGGCCAAAGAAAAAATACATCCACTGTGGTATTCCGAGTTTATCCCTATTCTGTTTTTGGTTTCGAGTATTTTTGCCGGACTTTCAATGGTCATTTTTGAAGGGTCAATCAGTCACAAGGTATTTTCTGACCAAATCAGTGGAAAGAATCACCACTCGCAAAATGGTATCATTCACGGATTATCAAAAATATGTGCAGTTGCCATGTTTGCATATTTTTGTTTGCAATTCCTTGTTTTTCTTCATACCAAACGATGGGGTTTGTTAAATACTCCAATGGGCTATTGGTTTTTGCTTGAAATGATCGGATTTGTATTTATTCCAATGGTTATGTTTTTTTACAGCTATCGGACAAGTAATATTTTCCTGATACGATTTGCTGCAATCTTAACCATGATTGGAGTGGTACTAAATCGTTTGAATGTTACAGTGATTGGTTTCAGATGGGATGCGGCGGTACACTATGTTCCATCCTGGATGGAGATTGTTGTTACATTGGCCGTTATTTTTACTGAAATCTGGATATTCAGGTGGGTTATTCGTCGCATGCCGGTGCTTAGGGAATCGCCTGCATGGGCTAAAGAATAA
- a CDS encoding glycine cleavage system protein H yields MEGFTYNNIFEMKGIEYLAIVAFFAILIPFWIFLNKEVKTKKNAQKSLGTLTPDSLKIPHGLFFSRFHTWTHLERSGVAKVGLDDLLVHITGEVTFNRLLDSGDRIKKGDFLGEIVQNDKRLKVYSPISGKIMETNSVLIKNPELMNEDPYLKGWIYKIKPTSWVTDTQSYFLAEDASLWARQELTRFKDFLSESIVKYSPDPSSVVLQDGGELRDQPLSELSTEIWQDFQTEFMSKKVLCRRKSCFREPDKLKND; encoded by the coding sequence ATGGAAGGATTTACTTACAACAACATTTTCGAAATGAAAGGGATTGAATATTTGGCGATCGTTGCATTTTTCGCTATTCTGATTCCATTCTGGATATTTTTAAATAAAGAGGTGAAAACAAAGAAGAATGCTCAGAAATCGTTAGGAACTCTTACTCCTGATTCACTGAAAATTCCTCATGGATTGTTTTTTAGCCGGTTTCATACCTGGACTCACCTCGAAAGATCTGGAGTTGCAAAAGTTGGACTCGATGATCTGTTGGTACACATTACCGGAGAAGTCACATTCAACAGACTTTTAGATTCGGGTGATCGGATTAAAAAAGGTGATTTTTTAGGCGAAATAGTTCAGAACGACAAACGGCTCAAAGTTTATTCGCCTATTTCCGGAAAAATAATGGAAACGAATTCAGTGCTCATTAAAAATCCTGAATTGATGAACGAAGATCCCTACCTGAAAGGGTGGATATACAAAATTAAACCCACAAGTTGGGTGACCGATACGCAATCGTACTTTCTTGCCGAGGATGCCAGCCTATGGGCAAGGCAAGAGTTGACCAGATTCAAAGATTTTTTGAGCGAATCGATTGTTAAATATTCGCCTGACCCTTCGTCTGTAGTTTTGCAGGATGGTGGTGAATTGCGTGATCAACCGCTTTCAGAACTTTCAACTGAGATCTGGCAGGATTTCCAAACGGAATTTATGAGTAAAAAAGTATTGTGCCGACGCAAAAGCTGTTTTCGGGAACCAGATAAGTTAAAAAACGATTGA
- a CDS encoding sensor histidine kinase has product MNWFKRVAKKNIAGSPIISHYVKFRSSIYGRVVFIIAILSVFLFVSFNIIFQSVNEQYLNTIIRQSGNNIGSIVEGALYHSMLQNDKSALQNTLDIINTLPGIDEVNMYDSRDSLVYSSFTTDPNDSHADPNCLSCHSNIRSLFPGTEKSYKIIDINTDCLMNKSDNGSRHLLIRSPIMNERSCYVSSCHAHEATDTLLGSLVIKIPLEAQDKAIQKSSTEFFFLAILATMLLVSFLLLFTRKKIKNPLNELVKVSVAVANGDTSTRLDIKPNQLDDMRVVSEAFNDMLDNLQTATVELENWSQQLEYKVQKKSEELGAAQNELMHVERLASLGKLSSSVAHEINNPLSGILIYTKLLMKQVGNPELYASKRESMLKHLRLIESETKRCGDIVKGLLDFSRKDQNDFEPKHLHEILKETYELMTHPIKIADIKFEYDFAASSDLIYCNPNQIKQACIAILVNASEAIKENGEITIKTRNLDEETICIDISDNGLGIAEEDISHIFEPFFSTKQDVSGIGLGLAIVHGIIQNHKGKIQVNSELDRGTTISVNLPLIKS; this is encoded by the coding sequence ATGAATTGGTTTAAAAGAGTAGCAAAAAAAAATATTGCAGGAAGTCCAATAATTAGTCATTATGTGAAATTTCGCTCTTCAATTTACGGGAGAGTTGTTTTTATAATTGCTATTTTATCTGTTTTCCTTTTTGTATCATTCAATATTATTTTCCAGTCGGTTAACGAACAATATCTGAATACAATTATTCGTCAGAGCGGTAATAATATTGGATCAATTGTAGAAGGAGCGTTGTATCATTCGATGCTCCAGAACGATAAAAGTGCCCTTCAGAATACACTCGATATTATCAATACACTGCCTGGAATTGATGAGGTAAACATGTATGATAGCCGTGATAGCCTGGTTTATTCATCATTTACTACCGATCCAAACGATAGTCACGCCGACCCGAATTGTCTCAGCTGCCATTCCAATATCCGGTCTTTGTTTCCGGGGACGGAGAAGTCGTATAAAATTATCGATATTAATACGGATTGTCTGATGAATAAAAGTGATAATGGCAGCAGACATTTGCTTATTCGGTCGCCTATCATGAACGAAAGATCGTGTTATGTCAGTTCTTGTCATGCGCACGAGGCGACCGATACCTTGCTAGGTTCTCTTGTTATTAAAATTCCACTTGAAGCTCAGGACAAAGCCATTCAGAAATCATCAACCGAGTTTTTCTTTTTGGCCATTTTGGCAACCATGCTGCTTGTTTCATTTTTGTTACTCTTCACCCGTAAGAAAATTAAGAATCCGCTGAATGAATTGGTTAAGGTGAGCGTTGCAGTTGCCAATGGTGATACTAGTACCCGCCTTGATATAAAACCGAATCAGCTGGACGATATGCGGGTAGTTTCCGAAGCGTTTAACGACATGTTGGATAATCTACAAACTGCAACTGTTGAGTTGGAAAACTGGTCGCAGCAATTGGAATATAAAGTTCAGAAAAAATCGGAGGAACTGGGTGCCGCTCAAAATGAACTGATGCATGTTGAGCGATTGGCTTCTTTGGGAAAATTATCATCATCTGTTGCACACGAAATCAATAATCCTTTATCCGGAATTTTGATTTACACAAAATTGCTTATGAAGCAGGTTGGTAATCCTGAACTGTACGCCTCCAAACGAGAGTCGATGCTTAAACATTTACGGTTGATTGAATCGGAAACAAAGCGTTGCGGCGACATTGTAAAAGGATTGCTTGATTTTTCGAGGAAAGATCAGAACGATTTTGAACCTAAACATTTACATGAAATATTGAAGGAAACTTATGAGTTAATGACTCATCCGATCAAAATTGCCGACATCAAATTTGAATACGATTTTGCAGCTAGTTCAGACCTGATTTATTGTAATCCGAACCAGATTAAACAGGCTTGTATTGCGATTCTGGTCAATGCTTCTGAAGCGATTAAGGAAAACGGTGAAATCACGATCAAAACCAGGAATTTGGATGAGGAAACCATTTGTATTGATATTTCAGACAATGGTTTAGGTATTGCTGAAGAAGACATTTCCCATATTTTCGAACCGTTTTTCTCGACAAAACAAGATGTAAGCGGCATTGGTTTAGGCCTTGCGATTGTTCATGGCATTATTCAAAACCATAAAGGTAAAATTCAGGTAAACTCCGAGTTAGATCGGGGAACAACTATTTCAGTAAATTTACCATTGATAAAAAGTTAA
- a CDS encoding sigma-54-dependent transcriptional regulator, whose translation MAKKISILIVDDEESVRDSLYNWFLEDGFHVECAENAKRALTILESDQFDIILADIKMPGMDGLEMLRRIKLIKPDSIVIVMTAFATVDTAVKALKDGAYDYVTKPFDPDDLTHLIRNATKQISLVEENETLKQKVTSLENVEDLIGKSEAMKGVLKQVESVAQTNSSVIITGESGTGKELIARAIHANSPRKFFPFVSVHCGALTESLLESELFGHEKGAFTGAMYNRKGRFEMADSGSIFLDEIATISTKMQVELLRVLESKTFMRVGGNKEISSDFRVICATNKDLKSMVEKGTFREDLFYRLNVVNIQIPPLRDRKDDIPLLVNYFINKYCTSMNKPPASIDQAALNRIQEFNFPGNIRELENMIERAIVVGNGKKITLKDLPLEKTFVSNSAESLDDFERAFILQILTKYEWNISRTARALKVDRVTLYNKIKKYDLKLADQ comes from the coding sequence ATGGCAAAAAAGATTTCAATATTGATCGTTGATGATGAAGAATCGGTAAGAGATTCCTTATACAATTGGTTTCTTGAAGATGGATTTCATGTTGAATGTGCTGAAAACGCCAAAAGAGCGCTGACTATTCTTGAATCTGACCAGTTTGACATCATTCTTGCTGACATTAAAATGCCGGGAATGGACGGTCTTGAAATGCTTCGGAGAATTAAATTAATTAAGCCTGATTCAATTGTTATTGTTATGACAGCATTTGCAACTGTAGATACAGCTGTAAAAGCACTGAAAGATGGAGCTTACGATTATGTAACCAAACCTTTTGATCCGGACGATTTGACTCATTTGATTCGAAACGCCACCAAACAAATCTCTCTGGTTGAGGAAAATGAAACATTAAAGCAAAAAGTAACTTCACTCGAAAATGTGGAAGACCTGATCGGAAAGAGTGAGGCTATGAAAGGCGTATTAAAGCAGGTTGAAAGCGTGGCCCAAACCAATTCTTCTGTTATTATTACTGGCGAAAGTGGCACAGGGAAGGAGCTTATTGCCCGTGCTATTCATGCCAATTCTCCACGAAAATTTTTCCCTTTTGTGAGTGTTCATTGCGGTGCATTAACCGAAAGTTTGCTTGAAAGTGAGTTGTTTGGTCACGAAAAGGGAGCTTTTACCGGTGCCATGTATAATCGTAAAGGCCGGTTCGAGATGGCTGACAGCGGTTCTATATTTTTAGACGAAATAGCAACGATTTCAACAAAAATGCAGGTTGAATTGCTTCGGGTTTTGGAATCAAAAACATTTATGCGGGTCGGTGGAAATAAGGAAATCAGTTCCGATTTCAGGGTAATTTGTGCCACCAACAAAGATTTGAAAAGCATGGTTGAAAAGGGAACTTTCCGTGAAGACCTTTTTTACCGTTTAAATGTGGTAAACATCCAAATTCCGCCTCTGCGCGATCGCAAAGATGATATCCCATTATTGGTCAATTACTTTATAAACAAATATTGTACATCAATGAATAAACCTCCTGCATCAATCGATCAGGCGGCATTAAATCGAATTCAGGAGTTTAATTTCCCTGGAAATATTCGCGAGCTTGAAAACATGATTGAGCGAGCCATCGTTGTCGGTAACGGGAAGAAAATAACGTTGAAAGATCTTCCGTTGGAAAAGACTTTTGTAAGTAATTCAGCCGAAAGTCTCGACGATTTTGAAAGGGCATTCATCCTTCAGATTCTTACTAAATACGAATGGAATATTTCGCGCACTGCCCGTGCATTAAAAGTTGATCGGGTGACTCTTTACAACAAAATCAAGAAATACGATTTGAAGTTGGCAGATCAATAA
- a CDS encoding archaemetzincin family Zn-dependent metalloprotease codes for MNLQTITLVSFGFFEKDILEKTAVAVIEEYHCSVIIKDGHLDLSEYYDAPRRQYDANALLKQVHSMSFPESDKNLGIFNVDLFIPILTFIFGQAFLGGQTGIASLYRLSNERYGMVHDELLMLERFKKEVIHELGHTFGLIHCQSPMCVMRSSTYVEDIDQKSVHLCRDCKSKLDI; via the coding sequence ATGAACCTGCAAACCATTACTTTAGTTTCGTTCGGTTTCTTCGAAAAAGACATTTTAGAGAAGACAGCAGTGGCTGTGATTGAGGAATATCATTGCTCTGTCATTATTAAAGATGGACATCTGGATTTAAGTGAATATTACGATGCACCCCGTAGGCAATATGATGCGAACGCCTTGCTGAAACAGGTTCATTCCATGTCGTTCCCGGAATCGGATAAGAATCTTGGGATATTTAATGTCGATCTTTTTATTCCGATATTGACTTTTATTTTTGGACAAGCTTTTTTGGGCGGACAAACTGGGATTGCTTCGCTTTACAGGCTTAGTAATGAGCGGTATGGTATGGTTCATGACGAATTGTTGATGCTTGAACGGTTCAAAAAGGAGGTTATACACGAACTCGGACATACATTTGGTTTAATTCACTGTCAAAGTCCGATGTGTGTTATGCGTTCGAGTACTTATGTTGAAGACATTGACCAGAAAAGCGTGCATCTCTGCCGCGATTGCAAGTCTAAATTGGACATTTGA
- a CDS encoding CHRD domain-containing protein, which yields MKTIVKLLMINPQSCGVFLLFLLIGVASCNKTDTTEMSSTVSYSGTFVKSADTVVTSATGTVSATFDLTSMVLSYTVTWSGLTSNAANMHFHDAGPVIYPIMGFAEASSGTLSGSVTLTAGQASDLASGKIYVQIHTVNIPSGEILANLSQTGSSYTPPSGGGYGY from the coding sequence ATGAAAACAATTGTGAAACTTCTGATGATTAATCCGCAGTCATGCGGCGTATTTCTTCTCTTCCTTCTTATCGGAGTTGCATCGTGCAATAAAACAGACACTACCGAAATGAGCAGTACGGTTAGCTATTCAGGTACTTTTGTCAAGTCGGCCGATACGGTTGTCACTTCAGCCACTGGAACAGTTTCTGCCACGTTTGATTTAACGTCCATGGTCTTATCTTATACGGTTACCTGGAGCGGTTTAACATCAAATGCGGCAAATATGCATTTTCACGATGCTGGTCCGGTTATCTACCCCATTATGGGTTTTGCTGAAGCGAGCTCTGGCACACTATCCGGTTCTGTAACCCTAACTGCTGGCCAGGCTTCTGATCTGGCTTCCGGGAAAATTTATGTGCAAATCCATACAGTGAATATTCCGTCGGGTGAGATTTTAGCCAATCTGTCGCAAACTGGCAGCAGTTACACACCTCCTTCAGGAGGTGGTTACGGATACTGA
- a CDS encoding YceI family protein yields the protein MKTLITIIMLIVSCAVQAQIVTSRNAKLSFFSEAPIENISAESNTGVSALDLSTKSVYFKVSMRSFLFKKSLMQEHFNENYMESDKYPYAEFNGKINEPIDLTKEGIYPVTVQGDLNIHGVTKNYNVKAELKVRGGEITANSTFPVKLADHGIKIPRLVIKNIAEIVQVTVAAQYKAESKEAAQSYSSPKKK from the coding sequence ATGAAGACTTTGATAACGATCATCATGCTTATTGTGAGCTGTGCAGTTCAGGCACAGATAGTTACATCGCGTAATGCGAAGCTTAGTTTTTTTTCAGAAGCCCCAATTGAAAACATCAGTGCTGAAAGCAATACGGGAGTTTCAGCACTGGATCTGTCAACTAAAAGCGTCTATTTTAAGGTTTCAATGCGCTCTTTTCTATTTAAAAAAAGTTTGATGCAAGAGCATTTTAATGAGAATTACATGGAAAGCGACAAGTATCCGTACGCCGAGTTTAACGGAAAAATAAATGAACCGATCGATCTCACGAAGGAAGGAATCTACCCGGTGACCGTTCAGGGAGACCTGAACATTCATGGTGTGACTAAAAACTACAATGTAAAAGCAGAACTGAAAGTGAGGGGAGGAGAAATTACGGCAAACTCTACCTTTCCGGTTAAACTGGCCGATCATGGCATTAAGATTCCGCGTTTGGTCATAAAGAATATTGCTGAAATTGTGCAGGTCACTGTTGCAGCTCAATATAAAGCGGAATCAAAAGAAGCCGCTCAAAGTTATTCGTCACCGAAAAAAAAATAA